One genomic window of Pecten maximus chromosome 3, xPecMax1.1, whole genome shotgun sequence includes the following:
- the LOC117323206 gene encoding Fanconi anemia group M protein-like: MFIHAEADVSDDDENVSDDEDDGSDMDEMEDSFIGEATQMSQGRTEDMHAFYLKSVRSPLVGGKFRLKYNQDKMDVFSQPQNYEDSHYMEDSFCVGDDFEETCVDVEDEVTVLQDPDITYVGRRTRWSKPAVIRKKGAVKSVTGRKRIRKMSDSSSEEDSYKCEVTTVQTPRVSAVKRRGRVLLSSSTSEEECKITSPVRVISPDGETQDVIPSLMTRIKRNNVTTSCMSELQSKAESRHTNGPSESTHVTGLQHDNGEESDAWLNTSRQAADRSVSGSNTTALTAEQIRLQRLQKQKEKQEEFKRRMAEKTLDRNKTSELSVIKSGASISRTNEAIKLNCDRPSADDFLLPSSSTDNNNKSVIFVDSREINGSQNIVSELRFKHNLSVIVAQLAGCDYVVSNRMGVDRKVWSEFTNGSNRAKLIDRIQQLCELYDRPCLIIESDPVKGTDKGGNRLLHWTKYVDKTIVQLINSTVKMYFTAGQLDTAAILADLCMLEMRKNMAINVPINVSDKKQQHIKFYTSIPRLTYVHSLNLAHNFRTIKDFLSASEKAIRTKGCMSEKRAEEVYSFVRRNFDVQMLPTSYG, translated from the coding sequence ATGTTCATTCATGCTGAGGCTGATGTGTcagatgatgatgaaaatgtttCTGACGATGAGGATGATGGGAGTGACATGGATGAAATGGAGGACAGTTTCATTGGTGAAGCGACACAGATGTCGCAAGGACGAACAGAGGACATGCATGCATTTTATCTCAAATCTGTCAGAAGTCCATTAGTTGGCGGCAAATTTCGGCTGAAATATAACCAAGACAAAATGGATGTATTCTCCCAACCCCAAAACTATGAGGATTCTCATTATATGGAAGACAGCTTTTGTGTGGGTGATGATTTTGAGGAAACTTGTGTCGACGTGGAGGACGAAGTTACTGTTTTACAAGATCCAGATATTACCTATGTAGGACGGAGGACTCGTTGGTCAAAACCAGCAGTCATTAGAAAGAAAGGGGCTGTGAAAAGTGTGACTGGGAGGAAAAGAATTAGGAAAATGTCTGATTCTTCTAGTGAGGAGGACAGCTATAAGTGTGaagtgacaacagtacagacaCCCCGTGTGTCGGCTGTTAAACGAAGGGGAAGAGTACTCCTGTCCAGTAGTACAAGTGAGGAGGAGtgtaaaattacctcccctgttagagttatctcccctgatggAGAGACACAGGATGTCATCCCATCACTGATGACAAGgattaaaagaaataatgtgaCCACAAGTTGTATGTCGGAATTACAGTCCAAGGCAGAGTCACGACATACCAATGGACCATCGGAATCTACTCATGTCACTGGTCTACAGCATGATAATGGGGAAGAATCGGATGCTTGGTTGAATACAAGTCGACAGGCTGCAGACAGATCTGTTTCTGGGTCGAATACAACAGCTTTAACAGCTGAACAAATACGTTTACAGCGACTGCAAAAACAGAAAGAGAAACAGGAGGAATTCAAAAGAAGAATGGCAGAAAAGACACTGGACAGAAACAAAACTTCTGAATTATCTGTGATTAAAAGTGGTGCTAGTATTTCAAGGACAAATGAGGCAATAAAGTTAAACTGTGATAGGCCGAGTGCTGATGATTTCCTGTTACCTAGTTCTTCTACTGACAACAACAATAAATCTGTGATATTTGTCGACTCCAGGGAGATAAACGGTTCTCAGAACATCGTTTCAGAACTCCGCTTCAAACATAATTTGTCTGTGATAGTCGCCCAGCTGGCTGGGTGTGATTATGTGGTCAGCAACCGAATGGGAGTTGATCGAAAAGTGTGGTCAGAATTCACCAATGGGTCAAATCGGGCCAAACTGATTGACCGTATACAGCAATTATGTGAGTTGTACGACCGGCCATGTCTGATTATAGAATCTGACCCAGTGAAGGGTACCGATAAGGGAGGTAATCGACTCCTTCATTGGACCAAATATGTGGACAAAACTATTGTCCAGTTAATCAACTCAACTGTAAAAATGTACTTCACTGCTGGTCAGCTGGACACTGCAGCCATACTGGCTGACCTCTGTATGCTGGAGATGAGGAAAAACATGGCCATCAATGTCCCGATCAATGTTAGTGATAAAAAACAGCAACATATAAAGTTCTATACCTCCATTCCCAGACTTACATACGTCCACAGTCTTAACCTCGCCCACAACTTCAGGACGATAAAAGACTTTCTGTCCGCCAGTGAAAAGGCCATTAGGACTAAAGGTTGTATGTCTGAAAAGCGGGCAGAGGAGGTGTACAGTTTTGTGAGGAGAAACTTTGATGTACAAATGTTACCTACTAGTTATGGCTAG